The genomic region TTAATCTGCTTACTAGGAAGTGAAATAATGATGGAATGATCACACCTGGCCATTAAACAGCTGAGCACCCAATTGTGTCCAATTGCTTTTAGTTAATTATGTTtagttattatatatttgtttgtttatttatttgtcattgtttgtttttctgtggtTGTATAGTAATGTGAATTTACATTTTGGAATGTAAATTCCAAAATGTCtcagttgacttttttttttttttgagaaagaaCTACTAACCAATTGTAGCTCTCTTTACTGAGATACTTCGATACgtgtaatatgtttatttatgaggTTTTCTTAGGTGAAGAGTATAttatagtagtaatattatGAGAAAAGATTTTAAGAGAAAAGAATAGGCAGTTATTGTCGTATGAAAATGAAGAATTGGCACGTGCCTAGTCTTTGAAAGTTTctataaaagcatctgctttagtgtgtttgtggtgtgagATTATAGGCGCTCTGAATATAAggaaacaaacgaacaaaaaaaacaacagttttctTGCCAGATGCCGAGAACAGCTCACAGTGACTTGGCTTCTAAAAGCTTATAATTGCAGCATGATCTCACAGGAAGCTATTATTAAGtggggagggaggaaggagCTCGACACACCTGTGGTGCGATCGCCGGTGTGCGCCGTTTAGATTCGCCACTTGTATCTCCGTGTATGTACGCATGTGTATATTGGTGCAACGCTGAGCAATCCTAAGTGTGtattcatgtttgttttattcaccAGAGCGAGTGCGAGCAGCTGAACTATGCACGACAGCTGAAAGAGCGTCTCGAGGCTTTCACCCAGGATTTCCTTCCCCACatgaaggaggaagaggaggtaaACATCTTCCGAACGCTAAATGTACACACCGTGCGCACAATGCAAGACCGTTCCCTCTCCGTAATGGATAAATGAAcactgtgtatttttattggctTTAGCTATCGTTTACgtggggaataaaacactcaggttGTGCTGCGGTAGGAAATTAATCAGTGACTGGGtcgtgtgatgcagcctgaacGGTGTGAAGTGGAgtcccaaagtgtttcattcctcttatatcacagcaatttgccaacattaCTTACTTATGtattaaaagaataaaactaaaatTCACTGACACATTAAAGATGAACGGTAAGAATTCGAGACTGCTCCAGAGCTTCGTTACGGGTTAACGTTTTGTCCGTACAGCTCCTCTGACTCGGGGAGGATGTTAATAGTGGCTTATGTAGCACAGCATAATCACCACAGTCACTACTGTATACCTAATTACACTCATTTAGGGAACACCATGTATTTGCCTTCTCCTGCCATTGTACCTGTCCACTGGACCTGTCTGACCCCCGTAATTGTCCTGTCTCAGGTGTTCCAGCCCATGCTGATGGAGTACTTTACCTATGAGGAGCTGAAGGCCATAAAGAGACAGGTGATAGCGCAGCACTGCAGCCAGCAGCAGTGGGACACGGCCGCCGAGGTGCTGAAGGGCTTAAACCTGTGGAGCCAGGCCGAGGTGCTGCATAAGGCCTTCAAATACTCCGACCATGAGAAGACCGAGGACGGTGAGACACGCTCTCTGAGAAACAGGACCACAACCCACGttgtcaaattattattattattattattattattattattattattacatttatgggtccaagcaccaaaatCCACTCTGAACCAATGTGTTCCATCAGCGGAAAGTTCAGCAATagattttaatttataaaatccATACTGTTGGCGTTTCTGGAATTTATCTTTGCTACAGAAAGTTTGAGAAACACTACTGTAATCTACACTACTGGGCAAAAGTTTAAACACTCGACTGAaatttttctcatgatcttaaaaagcttttgatctgaaggtgtatgattaaacgtgtgaaaacggtgttgtagacaaaaatataatcgtgccaacgTATTCGTTTCTCTCATTAGAAAActccattttatttacaattttttttttacaaattaaacggatgactcggagtgaaatattctgtaAAGCAGCCGATAGGAGTCCAGTGTCGGTGTGAACTtctttattactgtttaaaaagcatctcggggaaattcctcaagaaattgggtcagaaaatgccaagaatatatttctggaaattctaggtgaaaagggcgtctactttgaagatgctgaaatactaaattatttagatttattagattttttttttaatcacaacataattcccatattCACATTTGTGTTATTGCAGTGTTTAGatgacttttttattattattattattattatttttattattctaaaatgtgtgtgggggaaaaataataaacttttgaCTTATAGTGTATACATTATTTTAGAGATCCATGCTTGGTATAatctggattattattatttttcactaCAGTCCTGATCTTAGTTCCTCTGTCAGGTTTGGGATACATTTGTATATTCATACGAATTCATATGTACAAAGAAGATATATAGTGTAGAAGTTATTTGTGCCCGATTAATGGGCAGGTGTTTTTGTAAGATAGCGCTAGTCAAAAATCGCAGCAAAATCTGTGTAACCATGTGTTTATGATGCTGGACATTTAACCCTCGCTGAAAAGATCACATGGAAGCAGAAAAGACTCCAGAATCTCAAGTGGCTCGACAGGAAAGCATCCCCTGAGAGATTCCACAGCCGAGCATGGCTCTTGAACAATTATAGATACCTGTAATTCAGGCTGTAAGGTGGTGTCTTTATAGTAGGATTTCGTACAACCCTGAGACCacacctgctgtgtgtgtgtggagcctTTATCCTCTGCATTCTTAAAATAATTGCTgcgttgtttgtgtgtgtgtgtgtgtgtgtgtgtgtgtgtgtgtatgaaagacAGGTATGTACCATGTATATAATGGGTGTTGTCTTTTTATTCCCTTCCTGCAGAATGTGACAGTCGGGCGAGCACGCACATCTCGGCACTGCCACAGGAGGTAATGGTTCGACTGTTTCGTTACCTGGGCCCGGAGGACCTGTGTCGCTGCAGCCAGGTGTGCCATACCTGGGCAGAGCTGGTTAAAACGGGTTCTCTGTGGAGACACCTGTACCCAGTCCGCTGGGCCAGAGGTGAGAGACCCGTCTTACCTGTTGTTATTTTTCAGTGCATCATCCTTGcacaaaatgtaaagaaaagtcCAGCGTTCTTGCATCCTAGGACAAGCTCCGCATCTCTGCAACAGTGATCATGTGACCTCTCAGGGAGATGTTTAAGTTTTAAGGGAAGTAATAAAATGCGTCGGGCATGCTGTTCAAAGAACACGATCAATGAACGGGTGGTCAGATGTGGTTCGTATAAAATTTTTAGGGGGCCAATCTGTCTACTAATAACATTCTCTCTCAATCTATCTGCTTTTGTCACTCTCTCAATCCAGCTGACTTTCTACTTGTATCACTCTATTTTGTCATCTATCTTTCTACCAGTCTccgtcggtctgtctgtctttcattctttctttctgtctttcacctTGAGTCTATCATCAAGCTTATGAAACAGTTTCAAACTTTGTTTCTGGCTTTGTCAAGCCATCATGACGCACTTTACCTGTCTGGGTTGAATACCTTGTTCACCTTGTTTAGGTTTGTTTATGTCCttaagtaaagaaagaaattgaaacTTTTATAAAttcatcataaaataaattttgaaATGATTTAAGTGAGTAAGTGCTGCGGTTATTAGAACGTCTGTGATGCAGCCCAATGCGACGTGGGgttactgttgattattttcctgtaactgcacATCCCCACTGTAGGGTTGTCATGGCTCGAATCCGTCGTGGTCTAAAATGGTCCCAGTTTAACAACATTACAGGTTTAATCAACCATTTAAAAGCACACAAGCCAGTGgcgaggaaaagaagaaaaggaaaccGTTATGAAATCTTCGTCCAAAGGTATCTTTGCACATTCTTGGGTGTATATACACTACGAGTCCAAAGTTTAGacactcattttttatttttagttttccATGTTTTaggataataataaagtcatcaaaactctggagtaacacaaatggaactatgagaattatgttgtgataaaaaaaaaatcaaaaataaatcaaaataatttattattttagtatcttcaaagtagacgccctttttgccaAGAATTTTTGCTgaaaatttccagaaatgtattcttggtgttttctcacccgatttctcgaggaatttccccgagatgctttttaaacagtattaaaggagttcacacctacgctcgacatttatcggctgcttttcggaatatttcactccaagtcgtccgttaaaaataataataattttgtaaataaactgttagttttctaatgaaagaaacacaTACGTCGGcgcgattatatttttgtctacgtcaccgatttcaaacatttaatcacacaccttcagatcaaaagcttttcaagatcatgagaaacggTTCAGttgagtgtccacaaacttttgaccggtggtgtataaccaaaaaaacccccacaaggTAGCAAAAATCAAATGATAATAGGGTAAAGGGTTTATTTTCCGTCATTATTGTGAGTGAAGATCAACGTCACTTCAATCTGTAGGACACGTTCTTGTCTGTCAAGATTTAGCAAACAGTATGATTCACCTGATTACTGctccccccccttcccccccttCCTCCAGGCGATTATTATCGTGGTCCCCCAGGGGAGCCAGACCAGGATCCTGATGGAGAAGACTGGGTGCAGAATCTGCAGGAGGAAGGGCGAGCCTATCAGGAGTGGGATGAGGACGCAGACATAGACGAATCCGGTAACACATCTTTCCCCTTTGAGAACGGGTCAGCCGAGATCAGAATAGTTGTGTTTATGCCGCTCTGttcgtgtgttgtgtgtgtgtgtgtgtgtgtgtgtgtgtgtgtgtgcagaggaagcatgtgagGACTCGCTGGCCATCAGTGCCGTGCGCAAAGAAAAGAAGTTGCTGAATGGAATGATCCAGAACCTTCTCCCTGCTGTGGGGTCATCGGTTCGCACCCTCAGCTTGGCTTACAGTGCAGCCGTCTCCAGCAAAATGGTAAGGAAAAGCTTACGAGCTTATATTAGTCAGTCTCGTATTAGTCGTACTTGGTCCATGTGCGATTTTTAGTTCAGATTCAGTTACAAACGTTACATAACTAGAAAAAAATGATGATGGGTTTGTAGTtgtgtttaaagtgttttacTTTCACTCCAGACACCCAttgtgttaaaagtaaaatttgggtttttttgtgtcgTGTATGTTGTCATTTTCTTTACCAGGTGCGTCAGATCCTTAGTCTTTGCCCAAATCTCATACACTTGGATCTCACCCAGACTGACGTTACCGATTCTGCTTTCGAAAGGTGAGCGTTTAATCCTGAATATTTACGCCCGGATGTTTTCATGCGTCTTCGTTTCCTGTCCATCAATAAAATCGACTGAATATGGTATAGAGGTTTGACTGGAATGTCAGTGACACGTTTTCTCCGCCCTTTTCCGCAGTTGGGCGGAGCTGGGGGTGTGTCGCACGCTCGAGCATTTGGACCTGTCAGGCTGCGAGAAACTCACCAACTACACGCTGCAGAGTTTGTCTCTGGGTTTAGGCGATCTGACCTCGCCCAGGTTTTCCAAGAACAGCCCCGAATGCAAAAACAAGCTTCTGAATACACCGCCGTCTGCCATCAAACTTCTGGACAAGCACTCCGGCTATTCTCTAGGACGCGCACGCACGGCTCTCGTCTTTAAGTGGAGGCCTGGTGGGAGGAGCATGAGCTGCAGCCCCGTCTGGGTTCTGGATCCAGTCGAGCTTGCCGACATCGAGGACGCAGCCGACTGGACTAGAAGAGAAGGTGTGGCCGGACACAGCGAGGGGCGTGGTGGTATTTTAGGGATGCAGGCGGGAGGCAAGTCGTGCTGCTGTAGGAGGAGCACGAGACGGAGCTTTAGGACTGACATTGGCTCCACCTACTTGCAGCAGCTGTATGGCACTCTGGGGGAAATGCAGTGTGGCCACTCTGCATGCTGCGGCTCAGATACCGCTTTAAGGACATTGAAAGGAGCGCAGTGTGAGCCTCAAGCCACAGGGTGCAGCACTGAGTTTTGGACTAAATGCCCTTCCGAGGGCGAGTCAAGGACTGATCAGACAGGAGCCTGCAGAGCTCTAAGGTTCCTCAGCCTATCAGGATGCTATCAGATCACAGACATGGGCCTGAGGTacggcgcgcacacacacacacacgcacatatctAATGACTCTAAACAAAATATCCCATAATATTGCaggttggggggaaaaaatcagcgtagattgcaaaattatttatatataattttccatATATTATTGCCTACACCAGTGGTTCGGATCTGTTTTTGGCTAAGCAGTGCTACACACCGCCATGCTagttgggttttgtttgtttggctcAACAAGCTGCCTTTTCTTGCTGCTTAACTCCAACTCTGAAAAGAtgatttgcttgtattttctcatttgtaagtcgctttggataaaagcgtctgctaaatgaataaatgtaagatGAGCTCTAGTCTTTAACTCCACCCCTACACAGTGTAGGTGTGTCTCCTTAAGTGTTGaggcatacaaagacattctagacaattctgTGCTTCTGACTTGGTGGGAacggtttggggaagaaccacatatgggtgtaatggccaggtgtccacatacttttggccagatAGTGTGTTAAAACACCTATTTTGCTTCTGAAATTCATCGTAATGCAGGACAGTAGGTTAGAGTAACAGAACTGATGTTTTAATTTGGAATTGTGAGAGAGAAGCTTGAAAGGTTTGTATTTAATAGTAACAGCCAGCTTATTCTTCTGCTTGTCTcacaaatccaaaacaggcgtgtgtgtgtgtgtgtgtgtgtgtgtgtgtgtgttgtaggtgtCTCTCAAAGAGAGGAGGGCTTCCTCTGCTGGAGCATCTGAACCTCTCAGGCTGTCTGTTCATCACTGAAGTAGGACTGCATGAACTGGTGTCCGTGTGTCCCTCGCTCAACGACGAACACTTCTACTACTGCGATAACATCAACGGTAACATGCACATGTGCACACAACATCCTGATTATTAACCACACACAATAATGCGATCCTGAATCACGCAAACTGCTATGACCGTAAcgtaaatatatttgaagacATTTTACACTGATGTGTACACCTACACCTGGACTGTGAATGTTCTTTCTTTGGAAATTGTCATGTTGTTTTCATGAACAATTCGTATAATTATTGTTTAATCATGATCTCGCACAACACTGGCCTTGTTCAGGTGAGTGCGCAGTACCTGAAGGTATGTATAAAGAATCAGATCGTCTGGAGAACCGAAATCCGTTTTGCCGTGTAACGGGGGAAAAAGAGAAGTATGGGATAATGCTCAGCAGTGGAGCTGAAAATTTAGTTGTTTTCTCTTATAACTTGGCCATTTCTGTTGGATGAAATACACTGGCATTCATATTCGGCCCGTACAGAAtttcacagatttttgtttgttttttttatttgggattgttgcagcaaaaaaatgttttgtgagtttttttgcacttttttttgttgttgttgaggaaaactacttgaattggtgaaatcgcagttgcacaaaattgttttgcacactctttcacagtgatgttcgttggtaaacgagactttttaactgtactcatgtttgacgcacgtgaattgaagagttgcgatgatgtcacgtgacgcgtctcagTCCAAACCTGCGGAAAATGTGCGGGAATTTAgaaaaatggcaagctcctccgaatattgtggcgttTGCTCGATGTTGCGTTCATTCCTGCGATCGCACTATCGTGAAATCCCGGCGGGACTGAAAATAGTTTTTCAATCCTGTTCAATTCAAGAACTGAAGTAAAGTGCCACTTCCCTTTTTTGCTAACCATCGATTGTAAATAGCGGTTCCGGCGACGGTTCCAGCTGCAAGTCACgggattatattaatgcgctcgttcctatacgttattgtttccatagtaacagctcattcacaaggacttgtatgggTGAACACTCTACATAAGCTCTGGTGAGATTCACTTTAAGGAGTTGGTTATCTAACCTTAACGGAAAGagtcagggctttgtaacagtaagtttTCAGAtgcaggaaagtcttcaggacagaaaagtttgctttccattttctcagtaacacgacaacgtgtttttgtctaattaacttcaagagtGCGTCAAAAAGCAAGGCTGGTGAAGAAACGACTGTTTCTAGGTGATGTAACTCATTTCGTGGACGTTCCATAACGTTAAACGTAAccctaaatggataaaagtacgTTATGTCCTTCATAAATGTAGTCGATTAAAAATCTACCTTGTGGACAAATTCCTGTGGTGTAAAAAGGAATAAAGCGCTTCAGGacctgctgttattggaaaaataatcaacagggCAGATCACATCATCCTgccgttgattatttccctataaccgCACACCTTGCCAAAtcgtgtgttttattctttacttattaaTCCGTGTCCCAGCCTGTTGGTCTtactctttccttctctctgtgTCCTGCGCAGGTCCTCATGCTGACCGAGCGAGCGGATGTCAGAATCTGCAGTGCGGCTTCAGGGTTTGCTGTCGCTCCGGAGAGTGATCGTCTTCCCCAAATGgctctttgttgttgtttttctttttctttttttctcctccactTTCTCCCCTCTCTTCATTTTGTCTTTCCTTATTCTATCCCAACACCCTCGTTTCTCCTCTTCAAACCCCTCTGCGTGTCTCTCGTCCTGTTGCACCTCCTGCGTTTGCACTTTAAATATCGGAGGGGCTCGGGCTGCACTGTCACTCACGAGTCGTTTCACTCAACCAcataaaggaggaaaaaaaacccatgttaAATTTCCTGAAACCTTTGCTGAGCAATTGGACAGTTTACAGAGTGTACATTTGTAGATGAATGTGTTTATTGAAGTTTCTATGTGTTCCTTCTCTCGCGTTAAGTAATTTAAAAAGGGAAGGATGCGATCATTAATTTGGTGCGCTTTAAGAAAACATTGCTTTAAGCACGGAAtaattgcgttttttttttttttgtttgttggttttgtaGTAATTATATCTCCCAAAGCTGCATAGCTGTCTATGCTGTGTTCCTCAGCTTCTAGGGAATAACATGTATAACACCTTAACCTATAATTACTGTACAGTTATGTTACATtctatgtaaatgtgctttgcTTCTTTTCTCATTTGCTAACGCAGACTCGGCATAAGGAAACGATTCAAGTCCCATACATGGGCTAACGAAAGAGTTCAACTAAAAGTGAAATTGACCCGGTTTGCTCCAAATGTCAACGTTCAGCCAATAGAGCATTGAAATGTAATTGAAACCGGAAAGATTCTAGCTACAACAGTAACATTTTCCACACAGTTTCCAACAGTAGAGGAATTAACCAAATCtaacatataaaatattactcTGATCCAAATCGTAGATGCTTGTGCGGAGAGATACCAAACTACGTGTTGTATTTGCAAGTTAGAGTGCTTTTATATCTTtccaaaagcaaacaaaacaaaaaccttccGAGGTTCATGTAGACCTGAAGGCATACTCTTTCTATCATTGAttagaaaaacaacaaccagaAAACGTCTACAAATATCTGTCAAGTGCGCAGAGATATCACAAAAATCCACCCGAGCACGGTGAGTGTGCTGAATAACCGAttagattattatataaataaccagTTCTAAACCACCAGGGCCTTTTTGTTCAACAAtccaaatatccagaacatGTCACATCACTACAGCTGTGTCCGAGTTGAGCAGTGCATGTCCATAACATCCTTTCTCAGTGCGATTTAACCTGACTTTGAAGCAGACTGAGACCACCTCGCTCGGACCAGACGTTTCGGTTTGCGATCGAGTCCGGATGCCGTGTTCTTAAGTACCGCACCGAGGAGGGAAACCACACCAGGGTTCCGTTCAAACTGTCTAAACGCTGCCGCATATGTGAAAGCACTCAAAGACCAGCTAAAACTCCATTAACATCACTCCAATAGTGTCGTAGCTCCAAACATATCTTAGCTGATCAGCCAGAGGGAAAtcgtgtgggttttttttttttttagttttggttGAACGTTTTCGTCAAGCCCAATTTAGTGTTAAACTGCATTGCTTGTTggaattaaacataaataaacattctcCTTAATTTGTGTAATGATAATTCTGTGTGAGAAATCAGGCTTCAGAATGGTCAGATGAACCCGATTTAATTTGA from Ictalurus furcatus strain D&B chromosome 15, Billie_1.0, whole genome shotgun sequence harbors:
- the fbxl5 gene encoding F-box/LRR-repeat protein 5; this encodes MLRACVLKRRSESVYVCMHACVCAWRGVMAPFPDEVDVFTGPHWRMKQLVGLYCDKLSKTNFSNNNDFRAFLQTLCATFNEFKIHEQIENEYIIELLQQRSRTTYNVHSDNKLSEMLLLFEKGLRNVKSECEQLNYARQLKERLEAFTQDFLPHMKEEEEVFQPMLMEYFTYEELKAIKRQVIAQHCSQQQWDTAAEVLKGLNLWSQAEVLHKAFKYSDHEKTEDECDSRASTHISALPQEVMVRLFRYLGPEDLCRCSQVCHTWAELVKTGSLWRHLYPVRWARGDYYRGPPGEPDQDPDGEDWVQNLQEEGRAYQEWDEDADIDESEEACEDSLAISAVRKEKKLLNGMIQNLLPAVGSSVRTLSLAYSAAVSSKMVRQILSLCPNLIHLDLTQTDVTDSAFESWAELGVCRTLEHLDLSGCEKLTNYTLQSLSLGLGDLTSPRFSKNSPECKNKLLNTPPSAIKLLDKHSGYSLGRARTALVFKWRPGGRSMSCSPVWVLDPVELADIEDAADWTRREGVAGHSEGRGGILGMQAGGKSCCCRRSTRRSFRTDIGSTYLQQLYGTLGEMQCGHSACCGSDTALRTLKGAQCEPQATGCSTEFWTKCPSEGESRTDQTGACRALRFLSLSGCYQITDMGLRCLSKRGGLPLLEHLNLSGCLFITEVGLHELVSVCPSLNDEHFYYCDNINGPHADRASGCQNLQCGFRVCCRSGE